One genomic region from Haloprofundus salinisoli encodes:
- a CDS encoding multiprotein bridging factor aMBF1 translates to MPQCEMCGAEQASLTTTKVEGAELELCENCKGFGTEVRTESTSSASTKYSTSSTGKSGSSSSSSSSSSSSSGGSRRRRRDMFDDMDEIVGDYDDRIRQAREAESLSQEDLAKLLNEKASLIRKLERGDILPSDAVRKKLERKLDISLTEGGSADDTEWSGGGSTTTTLGDVVKRKD, encoded by the coding sequence ATGCCACAGTGCGAGATGTGTGGTGCCGAGCAGGCATCGCTCACAACCACGAAAGTCGAAGGTGCCGAACTCGAACTCTGTGAGAACTGCAAGGGGTTCGGGACCGAGGTCCGCACTGAGTCTACCAGTTCCGCGTCGACGAAGTACTCCACCTCGTCGACCGGGAAGTCGGGGTCCTCCTCCAGTTCGTCCTCCTCGTCTTCGTCCTCTTCGGGCGGGTCGCGCCGACGTCGCCGCGACATGTTCGACGACATGGACGAGATCGTCGGCGACTACGACGACCGTATTCGCCAGGCCCGCGAGGCCGAGAGCCTCAGCCAGGAGGACCTCGCCAAGCTACTCAACGAGAAGGCGAGTCTCATCCGAAAGCTCGAACGCGGCGACATCCTCCCGAGCGACGCCGTGCGGAAGAAGCTCGAACGCAAACTCGACATCTCGCTCACCGAGGGCGGGAGCGCCGACGACACCGAGTGGTCCGGCGGCGGGTCGACGACGACGACGCTCGGCGACGTCGTCAAGCGGAAAGACTGA
- a CDS encoding CDP-alcohol phosphatidyltransferase family protein: protein MTLDQLRPVADRMLDPLVTGANKLGLTPDGVSVIAFGFAIAAGGAFWIASADATLWYVLGAFFVFVNGWLDLLDGALAREQGVASSGGDLLDHVLDRYADIAVLVGLAAGVSRYGLGLAAVTGVLMTSYLGTQIQAVGLGRQYGGLLGRADRLALVGVVGVVAAVVPGPLVAGLSAVGLLLVLFAVVGHLTALQRFWGAWSDLN, encoded by the coding sequence ATGACGCTTGACCAACTGCGCCCCGTCGCAGACCGGATGCTCGACCCGCTCGTCACGGGGGCGAACAAGTTGGGACTGACGCCCGACGGCGTGAGCGTCATCGCCTTCGGCTTCGCCATTGCCGCCGGCGGCGCGTTCTGGATCGCCTCCGCCGACGCGACGCTGTGGTACGTTTTGGGAGCGTTTTTCGTCTTCGTCAACGGCTGGCTGGACCTCTTAGACGGCGCACTCGCCCGCGAACAGGGCGTCGCCTCCTCGGGCGGCGATCTCTTGGACCACGTTCTCGACCGGTACGCCGACATCGCCGTACTGGTCGGCCTCGCAGCGGGAGTCAGTCGCTACGGCCTCGGCCTCGCGGCCGTGACGGGCGTGCTGATGACCTCCTATCTGGGGACGCAGATTCAGGCGGTCGGCCTCGGCCGCCAGTACGGCGGTCTGCTGGGCCGCGCGGACCGCCTCGCGCTCGTCGGCGTCGTCGGCGTCGTCGCCGCCGTCGTTCCCGGGCCGTTGGTCGCGGGACTCTCTGCGGTCGGCCTGCTGCTCGTGCTGTTCGCCGTTGTCGGCCACCTCACCGCGCTCCAGCGTTTCTGGGGCGCGTGGTCGGACCTGAACTGA
- a CDS encoding adenylate kinase family protein, translating into MRVVVTGTPGTGKTSATALLEDEFAVAHLNDEVRDREFWTERDEERDSLVVDVDALESWVDEEYGEAGDDDSDVTLVESHLAHLLPADRVVVLRCRPDVLESRLLDRGESDARAAENVASTKSPRARTREARENRESEALDVILAEAVEEHGVDSVYEIETTDRSPAAVADAIRAVVAGEREPSAGTVDYLEYL; encoded by the coding sequence ATGAGAGTCGTCGTCACCGGGACGCCCGGCACCGGCAAGACGAGCGCGACGGCGCTGTTGGAAGACGAGTTCGCCGTCGCCCACCTCAACGACGAGGTGCGCGACCGGGAGTTTTGGACCGAACGTGACGAGGAGCGCGACTCGCTCGTCGTCGACGTCGACGCGCTCGAATCCTGGGTCGACGAGGAGTACGGCGAAGCGGGCGACGACGACTCCGACGTGACTCTCGTCGAATCGCATCTCGCGCACTTGCTTCCCGCCGACCGGGTCGTCGTGCTCCGCTGTCGCCCGGACGTGCTCGAATCTCGCCTGCTCGACCGAGGCGAGAGCGACGCGAGGGCGGCCGAAAACGTTGCGTCGACGAAGTCGCCTCGAGCCCGCACTCGCGAAGCTCGTGAGAACCGAGAGAGCGAAGCGCTCGACGTGATTCTCGCCGAGGCGGTCGAGGAACACGGTGTCGACTCCGTGTACGAGATCGAGACGACCGACCGGTCGCCGGCGGCCGTCGCCGACGCGATTCGCGCCGTCGTCGCCGGCGAGCGGGAGCCGTCGGCCGGCACGGTCGACTATCTGGAGTATCTATGA